The following nucleotide sequence is from Salvia hispanica cultivar TCC Black 2014 unplaced genomic scaffold, UniMelb_Shisp_WGS_1.0 HiC_scaffold_1092, whole genome shotgun sequence.
GCGTTGTCTATTTAAACCCATATTCACTTATCTTCATTTGtatacacacaaaacaaaaagaattaTCAATATCCTCTTTCACAATGCTTTCAAacttcttttttctcatttttatactaACTTCGTCCTGCACTTTCACTGCTCATTCATATAACAACAAATGCCTTCGTCATCAGGAAATCTTGTTGCTTCAACTCAAGCATGAGCtgatcttcaattcttctctttcaaCAAAGCTGGTGCGATGGAATGGAAGTGTTGAGTGTTGCTTGTGGCATGGTGTGGAATGTGATGCTTCTGGCTACGTCGTGAGTTTGCAGCTCAATGATGAGGCCATTTCTGGTGGGATTGGGGATTCGTCGAGTCACTTCAGATTTAAATATCTGCAGAAGCTTAACCTTGCCTACAATGACTTCAACTACACTCATCCCATTCCAAGAGGTATTGGCAATCTGACTTGTTTGACACATTTGAATTTGTCAAATGCTGACTTTTATTGGTTGGTTCCTTCTGAAATTTCATCCTTGACGAGATTGGTTAACCTTGATATGTCCAGCGACTTTCACAGCGATCATAGCCTTGATCTCCCAAATTTGGAGATGCTTCTCCAAAATCTAACAGAGCTTTGAGAGCTCTATCTTGATGGTGCCGATATAACTTCCTTGCAAGAAAGGAAAAACTGGGGCCATATTATATCATCTCATTTACCCAACCTCACCTCTTTGATCTTGGTTAGTTGTGGTCTTTATCCCCCTTTCTCTAAATCCTCTTGGAAACTTCATTCCCTTTCTATTCTTCGACTAGATCAGAACTATCTTCCAGGGGTAACACTTGATGACTTAATCACTAATTTTCCAAGCTTGGCCACCTTGACTCTTTCTAGCTGCAGCTTAAACGGTTGAgctaagaaatatatattgtctttatttttttatgcagtATATCATTTATCTATAGAATTTAACTGGTTGAGCtaagaaataattaagatgTTTAAACCCTTCCCTATTTAAACCCACATGCACATATCTTCATTTctacacaaataaaagaattatcAATATCCTCTTTCACAATGCTTTCAAACTTGTTGTTCTTCATTTGTATGCTAACTTCGTCTTTCATTTTCACTGCTCATTCTTATAATATCAAATGCTATCGTCATCAGGAAATCCTATTGCTTCAGCTCAAGCATGAGTTGATCTTCAACTCTTCTCTTTCGGCAAAACTGGTGCGATGGAATGAAAGTGGCGAGTGCTGCAAGTTGCACGGTGTGGAATGTGATGCGTCTGGCTACGTCGTTAGTTTGCAACTCGATGGTGAGGCCATTTCTGGTGGAATTGGGGATTCGCCGAGTctcttcaaatttaaatatttgcagAAGCTTAACCTCTCCTACAATGACATCCACTTGACTCTTCCCATTCCAAAAGGTATCGGCAATCTGACCTATTTCACACACTTGAATTTGTCAGATGCTGGTTTTAGTAGACAGGTACTGTAACGCCCCGGAAATTTAAAACCCTAATcttagagccctagaatttattgttgatgacgtgAAGTCGAGAATGCTTTAAGTGCGGGAGATGAGTCtatgttgaaagtttgaaaagtcaaacttattgatttgatgacgtggcatgtgttttatttattgattatgtggcaaattaattgtttaagggtgagtgaggatgttagagaaaatttccataaatacttgtcaccctaattcttgaaattttcgaaccctagccCCTTGTGAGGaggatttctatttttccggatttaatttaatccttgggatatttatttaaattaagttctaagagccaattatttccttatttagaacacaaaaatcgagcccccttATTTcttagtgattttcgaaaatcactatagttggaaggaaggaatttattttattttatttgatcccttactcgatttccttccatacctagaatatatttattctaccaaatctttccatacttcaagagatcttaCCTTAccttattctaattaatattcaaaaatccatgccttatttaaataGGCATAAAAATCGCctactactttattccatggaggattttccttatttttattttgctccataatatcttattctatatggaaaaataccaaaacaaaatcttggctttATGGAAAGCCTTATTTTCGAAAAATAGGGGATATTGCCATctcctatttttgttaattttcctTCTCTACTTCAccctattattttattctatttatttacaaggcaaaagatcttaccaaatattctattcttattacctaaagatctcattggactctataaataagaaccaatctccaaccctagcccccatattttcgaaaatccctcCCCCTTGtgctctctcaattttcttccactttactccataaatccttcatcttttgagaagaaatcgAAGTTTAATCCGTGGatattgaa
It contains:
- the LOC125197932 gene encoding receptor-like protein 30; the protein is MMRPFLVGLGIRRVTSDLNICRSLTLPTMTSTTLIPFQEEILLLQLKHELIFNSSLSAKLVRWNESGECCKLHGVECDASGYVVSLQLDGEAISGGIGDSPSLFKFKYLQKLNLSYNDIHLTLPIPKGIGNLTYFTHLNLSDAGFSRQ